From Longimicrobiaceae bacterium, the proteins below share one genomic window:
- a CDS encoding patatin-like phospholipase family protein produces MSTNEIALQPPQPSGSPRTVLVLGGGGMKGIAHIGVWKALEEAGVRPDAIMGTSIGALIGAAIAGGYGWRELAEIARKLTKDDIVAINRRAVFFGGVREDAVFVGDHFRKYIESILPTSSFAEMKHPFRLNTVSLVSGEEVWFGTGCRQDLSVADAVYASCALPIYFPPCRTGDGDYLVDGGVLDVFPVRKAEAWGAERIIGVDVGSEFLPPADDFFDRGMIAIHDRVLNLNLRDQRSRCLDGYDGPPLLYVRPLVGHLGGWDFDRTQFFLEEGYRATRQALKEQEAA; encoded by the coding sequence GTGAGCACGAACGAGATCGCTCTCCAGCCCCCGCAGCCCTCCGGCTCCCCCCGCACCGTGCTGGTGCTGGGCGGGGGCGGGATGAAGGGGATCGCGCACATCGGCGTCTGGAAGGCGCTGGAGGAGGCGGGGGTCCGTCCGGACGCCATCATGGGGACCAGCATCGGGGCGCTGATCGGCGCCGCGATCGCGGGGGGCTACGGGTGGCGCGAGCTGGCGGAGATCGCCCGCAAGCTCACCAAGGACGACATCGTCGCCATCAACCGGCGGGCGGTGTTCTTCGGCGGGGTGCGCGAGGACGCCGTCTTCGTGGGCGACCACTTCCGGAAGTACATCGAGAGCATCCTCCCGACCAGCTCGTTCGCGGAGATGAAGCACCCCTTCCGCCTGAACACCGTGTCGCTGGTTTCCGGCGAGGAGGTCTGGTTCGGGACGGGGTGCCGGCAGGACCTGTCGGTGGCGGACGCGGTGTACGCCTCCTGCGCGCTCCCCATCTACTTCCCGCCCTGCAGGACCGGGGACGGCGACTACCTGGTGGACGGGGGGGTGCTGGACGTGTTCCCGGTTCGCAAGGCGGAGGCCTGGGGGGCGGAGCGGATCATCGGGGTGGACGTGGGGTCGGAGTTCCTCCCCCCGGCGGACGACTTCTTCGACCGGGGGATGATCGCCATCCACGACCGGGTTCTCAACCTGAACCTGCGCGACCAGCGCTCCCGGTGCCTGGACGGGTACGACGGCCCCCCGCTCCTGTACGTCCGCCCGCTCGTGGGGCACCTGGGCGGCTGGGACTTCGACCGCACGCAGTTCTTCCTGGAGGAGGGCTACCGCGCCACCCGCCAGGCGCTGAAGGAGCAGGAAGCCGCGTAG